One window of the Streptococcus hyointestinalis genome contains the following:
- the xerS gene encoding tyrosine recombinase XerS → MKTEKLMEYIQSYLEEMPFYVNEYYRSKVVQGRSQKTLYEYLKEYKRFFSWLIEADLTSADTIKDIQLDTLANLSKKDMESFIVYLRERNLLNNSAQAKNKTLSEKTISRTLISLSSLFNYLTIESEDEHGQPYFDRNVMKKIKLSKKTQTLQARAASMKSQLFLGDQTQAFIDFIEFEYPKKISNRALASYNINKERDLAIISLFLATGIRLSEATNTNLTDLNLNDLTVNVVRKGGENDTVSIAPLAKRYLKEYLEIREKRYKVGKSLSKEEKANIKDSKERLDTERALFLSIQSGVPRRLGSAAIERTVSKYSECFGIRVTPHKLRHTLATRLYGATKDPVLLAHQLGHRGGNTQSVTTYAHILNDDTQRALHDL, encoded by the coding sequence ATGAAAACTGAAAAACTTATGGAGTATATCCAGTCCTACTTAGAGGAAATGCCTTTTTATGTCAACGAGTATTATCGATCTAAAGTCGTTCAGGGGCGCTCTCAGAAAACTCTGTACGAGTACCTAAAAGAATACAAACGTTTTTTCTCATGGCTTATAGAGGCCGACTTAACTTCGGCAGATACTATTAAAGACATTCAATTAGATACCCTAGCAAATCTTTCAAAGAAAGACATGGAGTCTTTTATTGTTTATTTGAGAGAAAGAAACCTCCTAAATAATTCTGCACAAGCAAAAAATAAGACATTATCTGAAAAAACGATAAGCCGTACGTTAATATCTCTATCTAGCCTATTCAATTATCTAACAATTGAATCTGAGGATGAACATGGACAGCCCTACTTCGACCGAAATGTCATGAAAAAAATTAAGCTCAGTAAAAAAACACAAACTCTACAGGCACGTGCAGCAAGTATGAAATCTCAATTATTCTTAGGAGATCAGACGCAAGCCTTTATTGACTTTATTGAGTTTGAGTATCCTAAAAAGATTTCAAATCGAGCTCTAGCTTCTTATAACATAAACAAGGAACGTGACCTTGCTATTATTTCACTATTCCTTGCTACAGGAATACGTCTATCGGAAGCTACAAATACAAACCTAACGGATCTAAATCTTAATGACTTAACTGTCAACGTTGTTCGTAAAGGGGGGGAGAATGATACTGTAAGTATTGCCCCACTTGCCAAACGTTATTTAAAAGAATATCTTGAAATTAGAGAAAAACGTTATAAAGTCGGAAAATCACTATCCAAAGAAGAAAAAGCAAATATTAAGGATTCTAAAGAACGCCTTGATACAGAACGAGCTCTGTTTCTTTCAATTCAATCTGGTGTACCAAGAAGATTAGGCAGCGCAGCTATTGAGCGTACTGTATCAAAATACTCTGAATGCTTCGGTATTAGAGTAACTCCTCATAAGCTTCGTCATACCTTGGCGACTCGGTTATACGGTGCTACAAAAGACCCGGTGCTTTTGGCACATCAACTAGGCCATAGGGGTGGAAATACACAATCTGTAACAACGTACGCTCACATCCTTAATGATGATACACAAAGGGCTTTACATGACCTATAA
- a CDS encoding RNA-guided endonuclease TnpB family protein, with product MDLNRVIKARIVFDNQNDIVKMVESQEAYRQGCNFVSDYIFNHGFQLNATALNKFVYSDLREQFGLKSQMAQTCIRTVVARYKTVQTQLRKQRVWDGYKKDNHGNEVKNYINKDLDFLWKPIIFSRPQLDLVRNRDYSYTKDGKVSLNTVHGRVIVNPIYNGFEHYFDGSWTLGTAKILKSGKHWFMHIAVSKELNDQEPEIRNVVGIDRGLRQLVTTYDNKGKTMFYSGKQIGHKRRNYARLRKELQSKGTKSAKRRLKAINQRESRWMNDVNHRISKTLVDTYGSGTLFMLEDLTNVTFDTVSKRKKENRYEHHSWSFYDLEQKLAYKAIANGSLVVKSDAHYTSQRCPKCGHIDKDNRDRAKHEFCCKRCSFRTNDDRAASMNIQFLGTLYNSGVEKPRFEKHEINQ from the coding sequence ATGGATTTGAATCGAGTGATTAAAGCACGTATTGTGTTTGATAATCAGAACGATATTGTAAAAATGGTTGAATCACAAGAAGCGTATCGACAAGGTTGTAACTTTGTTTCAGACTACATTTTTAATCACGGTTTTCAGTTAAATGCTACAGCATTAAACAAATTTGTTTACAGTGATTTACGTGAACAATTCGGACTTAAATCACAAATGGCTCAAACCTGTATACGAACCGTTGTGGCACGGTATAAAACAGTGCAAACTCAATTGCGTAAACAACGTGTCTGGGACGGTTACAAGAAAGATAATCACGGGAATGAAGTTAAAAACTACATTAACAAAGATTTAGACTTTCTTTGGAAACCAATTATTTTCAGTCGTCCGCAATTAGATTTAGTACGTAATCGTGATTACTCCTATACCAAAGACGGTAAGGTTTCTCTAAACACCGTTCATGGACGTGTGATTGTTAACCCGATTTACAACGGTTTCGAGCATTATTTCGACGGTTCATGGACACTAGGTACTGCTAAAATTCTTAAATCAGGTAAACACTGGTTTATGCACATCGCAGTAAGCAAAGAGTTAAACGACCAAGAACCTGAAATCAGAAACGTTGTTGGTATTGACCGTGGTTTGAGACAATTGGTGACCACTTATGACAATAAAGGTAAAACGATGTTTTACTCTGGTAAACAAATTGGTCACAAACGTCGTAACTATGCACGGTTACGTAAAGAACTACAATCCAAAGGTACAAAGTCCGCTAAACGAAGACTGAAAGCTATCAATCAACGAGAATCCCGTTGGATGAACGATGTCAATCATCGTATTTCTAAGACACTCGTTGATACCTATGGTTCAGGAACTTTGTTTATGCTAGAGGATTTAACCAATGTCACCTTTGACACTGTTTCTAAACGTAAGAAGGAAAACCGTTACGAACATCATTCCTGGTCGTTTTATGATTTGGAACAAAAGTTAGCTTATAAAGCTATAGCAAACGGTTCCCTTGTTGTTAAATCGGATGCACATTACACAAGTCAACGTTGTCCAAAATGTGGTCACATTGATAAAGATAATCGTGATAGAGCAAAACATGAGTTTTGTTGCAAACGGTGTTCTTTTAGAACCAATGACGATCGTGCAGCGAGCATGAACATTCAGTTCTTGGGAACCTTGTATAATAGTGGTGTTGAGAAACCACGTTTTGAAAAACATGAAATAAATCAGTAA